A genomic window from Haladaptatus caseinilyticus includes:
- a CDS encoding DUF1405 domain-containing protein, with the protein MTDLPARDDLPWYVAPLPQWLEDFGLRMAWAIVAINLVGTVFGFWYYGFHPLPLSDPLITWQFAVEPPETWLFVPDSPVATLFIALSLGLWKLDRNTEWVNALAFFGCIKLGAWTPFVLAAFFSGFIGVGWPMYTFLFVSHLGMVAEAFLIHRYSDFPVGAVFVAVLWYGGNDIVDYFLPIVGTPHHTALPAQEVLAVGYSHPTPAHEIAAAGAVTLTLLATFLALTTRVEKLERPN; encoded by the coding sequence ATGACCGACCTTCCGGCCCGAGATGATCTCCCGTGGTACGTCGCGCCGCTTCCGCAGTGGCTGGAGGATTTCGGCCTTCGAATGGCGTGGGCCATCGTCGCTATCAACCTCGTCGGTACGGTGTTCGGTTTCTGGTACTACGGCTTTCATCCGCTTCCGCTCTCCGACCCACTCATAACGTGGCAGTTCGCGGTCGAACCCCCCGAAACGTGGCTATTCGTCCCTGACAGTCCGGTCGCCACGCTGTTTATCGCGCTCTCGCTCGGCCTGTGGAAACTCGACCGAAACACGGAGTGGGTGAATGCTCTCGCGTTCTTCGGCTGTATCAAGCTCGGAGCGTGGACGCCGTTCGTCCTTGCGGCGTTCTTTTCGGGTTTCATCGGGGTCGGCTGGCCGATGTACACGTTCCTGTTCGTCAGTCACCTCGGAATGGTCGCCGAGGCGTTTCTCATCCACCGCTACAGCGACTTTCCGGTCGGTGCCGTCTTCGTCGCCGTCCTCTGGTACGGCGGAAACGATATCGTGGACTACTTTCTTCCCATCGTCGGGACACCACACCACACCGCACTTCCGGCGCAGGAGGTGCTTGCTGTCGGGTACAGCCATCCGACACCGGCCCACGAAATCGCGGCGGCGGGTGCGGTTACGCTGACCCTGTTGGCGACCTTCCTGGCGCTCACGACGCGAGTCGAGAAATTGGAGCGACCGAACTGA